The Metamycoplasma cloacale genome includes a region encoding these proteins:
- the mnmE gene encoding tRNA uridine-5-carboxymethylaminomethyl(34) synthesis GTPase MnmE, with amino-acid sequence MTYNDTIVAISSGNINQAISIIRLSGEDSIKILQKIYTGKIGTDKTITYGNIIDNSTGKIIDEVLVNFFIGNKNYTGEDTIEINAHGGIIVTNKILNLLIANGARLAERGEFTRRAYLNGKITLEKAEAINALIHAKTNKQAEIAISQFNPQINHLIESLEQEILNIISIVEINIDYSDYNDIEQINIDKLKKLVNGLEQKIKIIINKSENANDIYRGINVAIVGRPNVGKSSLLNLLIGKEKAIVTNIAGTTRDIVEGEFEIAGILFKLIDTAGIRDTKNKIESIGIEKSKEAIKEAQIVIHIHEPGKRENKEDKIIKELSKDKQYIDVLNKKDLIKTKLPLNKVCISTKEKSLWELKSKMVEKYQNINLDDKDILYNQRQLSLLKSTLLNLQEVKQGLDANFGPEVVILDLTKAWENLREILNKKHDNEALLDNIFSKFCLGK; translated from the coding sequence ATGACTTATAACGATACAATAGTAGCAATTTCATCTGGAAATATTAATCAAGCAATATCTATAATTAGATTAAGTGGTGAAGATTCAATTAAAATTTTACAAAAAATCTATACAGGTAAAATTGGGACTGATAAAACAATAACATATGGAAATATTATAGATAATTCAACGGGTAAAATAATTGACGAAGTTTTAGTTAACTTCTTTATCGGAAATAAAAACTACACCGGTGAAGATACAATCGAAATAAATGCACATGGTGGAATTATTGTAACTAATAAAATATTAAATTTATTAATTGCAAACGGTGCAAGATTAGCTGAAAGGGGCGAATTTACCAGAAGAGCATATTTAAACGGTAAAATAACTTTAGAAAAAGCAGAAGCTATTAACGCTTTAATTCACGCTAAAACAAATAAACAAGCAGAAATTGCTATCTCACAATTTAATCCTCAAATAAATCATTTAATCGAATCATTAGAACAAGAAATACTAAATATTATTTCAATTGTTGAAATCAATATTGATTATTCAGATTACAATGATATTGAACAAATCAATATTGATAAATTAAAAAAATTGGTTAATGGATTAGAACAAAAAATCAAAATCATAATTAATAAATCTGAAAACGCTAATGATATCTATAGAGGAATTAATGTTGCTATTGTAGGAAGACCAAACGTCGGAAAATCATCATTATTAAATTTATTAATCGGTAAAGAAAAAGCTATTGTAACAAATATTGCAGGAACTACAAGAGATATTGTTGAAGGCGAATTTGAAATAGCTGGCATTTTATTTAAATTAATTGATACAGCAGGTATTAGAGATACAAAAAATAAAATTGAATCAATTGGAATTGAAAAATCTAAAGAAGCTATTAAAGAAGCGCAAATTGTTATTCATATTCATGAGCCTGGCAAGAGAGAAAATAAAGAAGATAAGATAATTAAAGAATTATCAAAAGATAAACAATATATTGATGTTTTGAATAAAAAAGATTTAATCAAAACTAAATTACCCTTAAATAAAGTTTGCATATCAACAAAAGAAAAATCTTTATGAGAACTAAAAAGTAAAATGGTAGAAAAATACCAAAATATAAATTTAGATGATAAAGATATTCTTTATAACCAAAGACAACTTTCTTTATTGAAATCAACACTATTAAACTTACAAGAAGTTAAACAAGGATTGGATGCAAACTTCGGACCTGAAGTTGTTATTTTAGACTTAACTAAAGCGTGAGAGAATTTAAGAGAAATATTGAATAAAAAACATGA
- a CDS encoding coiled-coil domain-containing protein: MSSIKKRKLILLSLSLTGLTVSTIASSFYYFTNKNDFNIEFKNSKDELDKTIKDGESTLPNLTNDDDKTNLDNAINKAKDTINNPDSSKDDLDKAKDELNKVIEEVKDNQIKRNIAALKLDLLAKINEGRSLETNPDLVDEVVKQALSTAINDGQKVYDNASATLSDVENAIKVLDDAIKDAKASILTKHNKDIADSKDKLDKTIKDGESTLPNLTNDDDKTNLDNAINKAKDTINNPDSSKDDLDKAKDELNKVIEEVKDNQIKRNIAALKLDLLAKINEGRSLETNPDLVDEVVKQALSTAINDGQKVYDNASATLSDVENAIKVLDDAIKDANTAIQHKQYLDGVIQKLKNEIRNANLIIEKTKSWPKHDEYMNPLKGLISLSEDHINKATYETVNFLEKDIQDIQQNIEELKLTYIANYEYLSNIDVESFTFKEPSDEYLVMINDIDVSLFKDPVLKFNNQILNTNDELSILDTKIDDTNKSQGILKFLTTIKYKDLQITHSQSKKFITDENDILNEIILRYSNRIFSLKKESLNKKFDELTINDFVGSDVELPERVKDKTTYEIKKMILSNNNILIVYSVKLVNGENYPDFKYAVNGVSKTYILPYTNIIKDNSLYIKTKEQINNIESRFKLSLVDEQLKQFKVKTIYNAIEKTSSKLISNNIFSKYSKKELMNRMLKWFLQLNYNNNDSDKEIQTYYWNIKDCQLLEENGEYKLNITYSYSYENQWLGNSIILKDNVESAIDDSSNLEEDLYKLGELCGSAESKRTEFYSLYLNDDLKKLSHEEINNSSWTHLDSNLIGIRWKTDFDHSNMFIKYVSRIYDQGNTKQLNVYPIFVLNGIHAYFYYTYWNIDDFPLSVMNVDESIAKNNEYLNSFKKIALDNEGYMIEDVLQNYNIYYNDQLIQNINNKELLLNKTNIKINPKHKETKYSDITLEYVSSKINKDDINHSDWVVKITYGYASDYIKIKNLPVKVFSDEKNNELLLEKIKPILSSEYNIQKIPASQISAKNIVFINTETNDLLIDKDYNIEILNIKVQTENSHNVNIEYRITINNHTYTRTSTIENLLNEEEYERYVDNEINNGNYYVVFSPTGDKLYENWQNIKYSWTVYGPKELTIEIKNVKAAKFTKYWTYTIDYELKYKEKVVFSSDTTFSYSLKKQ; this comes from the coding sequence ATGTCAAGTATTAAAAAAAGAAAATTGATTTTACTTTCTTTATCTTTGACTGGACTTACAGTTTCAACAATTGCTTCAAGTTTTTATTACTTTACTAATAAAAATGATTTTAATATTGAGTTTAAAAATTCTAAAGATGAATTAGATAAAACAATTAAAGATGGTGAATCAACGCTACCTAATTTAACTAATGATGATGATAAAACTAATTTAGATAATGCAATTAATAAAGCAAAAGATACAATAAATAATCCAGATAGTAGTAAAGATGATCTAGATAAAGCTAAAGATGAATTGAATAAAGTTATTGAAGAGGTTAAAGATAACCAAATTAAACGCAACATCGCTGCTTTAAAATTAGACTTGCTAGCTAAAATTAATGAAGGTAGATCACTTGAAACTAATCCTGATTTAGTTGATGAAGTTGTAAAACAAGCGTTGTCAACTGCAATTAACGATGGTCAAAAAGTATATGATAATGCAAGTGCAACATTATCTGATGTTGAAAATGCAATTAAAGTGTTAGATGATGCGATTAAAGATGCAAAAGCATCGATTTTAACTAAACATAACAAAGATATTGCTGACAGTAAAGATAAATTAGATAAAACAATTAAAGATGGTGAATCAACGCTACCTAATTTAACTAATGATGATGATAAAACTAATTTAGATAATGCAATTAATAAAGCAAAAGATACAATAAATAATCCAGATAGTAGTAAAGATGATCTAGATAAAGCTAAAGATGAATTGAATAAAGTTATTGAAGAGGTTAAAGATAACCAAATTAAACGCAACATCGCTGCTTTGAAATTAGACTTGCTAGCTAAAATTAATGAAGGTAGATCACTTGAAACTAATCCTGATTTAGTTGATGAAGTTGTAAAACAAGCGTTGTCAACTGCAATTAACGATGGTCAAAAAGTATATGATAATGCAAGTGCAACATTATCTGATGTTGAAAATGCAATTAAAGTGTTAGATGATGCGATTAAAGATGCAAATACTGCCATTCAACATAAGCAATATTTAGATGGTGTAATTCAAAAACTTAAAAATGAAATAAGAAATGCAAATTTAATTATTGAAAAAACTAAATCTTGACCAAAACACGATGAATATATGAATCCTTTAAAGGGGTTGATTTCGCTATCTGAAGATCATATTAATAAAGCAACTTATGAAACTGTTAATTTTTTAGAGAAAGATATTCAAGATATTCAACAAAACATAGAAGAGTTAAAATTAACATATATTGCAAATTATGAATATTTATCAAACATAGATGTAGAATCCTTTACTTTTAAAGAACCTTCTGATGAATATTTGGTAATGATTAATGACATTGATGTTTCTTTATTTAAAGATCCTGTTTTGAAATTTAATAATCAAATTTTAAATACTAATGATGAATTATCAATATTAGATACCAAAATTGATGATACAAATAAAAGTCAAGGAATTTTGAAATTTTTAACCACTATTAAATATAAAGATTTACAAATTACACATAGTCAAAGCAAAAAATTTATAACAGATGAAAATGATATTTTAAATGAAATAATTTTGAGATATTCAAATAGAATTTTTTCATTAAAAAAAGAATCTTTGAACAAGAAATTCGATGAATTAACAATTAATGATTTTGTGGGTTCAGATGTTGAATTGCCCGAAAGAGTTAAAGATAAAACAACATATGAAATTAAAAAAATGATTTTATCTAACAACAACATTTTAATTGTTTATAGTGTAAAACTAGTTAATGGAGAAAATTATCCAGATTTTAAATATGCGGTAAATGGTGTTTCTAAAACATATATACTTCCATATACGAATATCATTAAAGATAATTCTCTTTACATTAAAACCAAAGAACAAATAAATAATATTGAATCACGTTTTAAATTGTCTTTGGTTGATGAACAATTAAAACAATTTAAAGTCAAAACAATATATAATGCAATCGAAAAAACATCATCAAAATTAATTTCAAATAATATTTTTAGTAAGTACAGTAAAAAAGAATTGATGAATAGAATGTTGAAATGGTTTTTACAATTGAATTACAATAATAATGATTCAGATAAAGAAATTCAAACTTATTATTGAAATATTAAAGATTGTCAACTGTTAGAAGAAAACGGAGAATATAAATTAAATATTACTTATTCATATTCATATGAAAATCAATGATTAGGAAATTCTATTATATTAAAAGATAATGTTGAATCTGCTATTGATGATTCAAGTAATTTAGAAGAAGATTTATACAAATTGGGTGAGTTATGCGGTTCTGCGGAATCTAAAAGAACGGAATTTTATAGTTTATATTTAAATGACGATTTAAAGAAATTGTCACATGAAGAAATAAATAATTCAAGTTGAACACACCTTGATTCAAATTTAATTGGAATTAGATGAAAAACCGATTTTGATCATTCGAATATGTTTATAAAATATGTTTCTCGTATTTATGATCAAGGAAATACTAAACAACTTAATGTTTATCCTATTTTTGTATTAAATGGAATTCATGCATATTTTTACTACACTTATTGAAATATTGATGATTTTCCATTAAGTGTAATGAATGTTGATGAAAGTATCGCAAAAAACAATGAATATTTAAATTCATTTAAAAAAATCGCCTTAGATAATGAAGGATATATGATTGAAGATGTTCTTCAAAATTACAATATTTATTATAACGATCAATTAATACAAAATATAAATAATAAAGAGTTGTTATTAAATAAAACAAATATAAAAATAAATCCAAAACACAAAGAGACCAAATATAGTGATATCACTTTAGAGTATGTTTCTTCTAAAATTAACAAAGATGATATAAATCATTCAGATTGAGTAGTTAAAATAACATATGGTTATGCATCTGATTATATTAAGATTAAAAATTTACCAGTTAAAGTATTTTCTGATGAAAAGAATAATGAATTGTTATTAGAAAAAATTAAGCCAATATTATCAAGTGAATATAATATACAAAAAATTCCTGCATCTCAAATTTCGGCGAAAAATATTGTATTCATTAATACTGAAACAAATGATTTATTAATTGATAAGGATTATAATATTGAAATATTAAATATTAAGGTTCAAACAGAAAATTCACACAATGTGAATATTGAATATAGAATTACAATTAATAATCATACATATACAAGAACTTCAACTATTGAAAATCTTTTAAATGAAGAAGAATACGAAAGATATGTTGATAATGAAATTAATAATGGAAATTATTATGTTGTATTTTCACCTACAGGTGACAAATTATATGAAAATTGACAAAATATAAAATATTCATGAACTGTTTATGGGCCTAAAGAATTAACAATAGAAATTAAAAACGTAAAAGCTGCAAAATTCACTAAATATTGAACATATACAATTGATTACGAACTAAAATATAAAGAAAAAGTTGTTTTTAGTTCTGATACTACTTTTTCTTACTCATTAAAGAAACAATAA
- a CDS encoding nucleotidyltransferase: MKIGLIAEFNPFHNGHKYLINKIKEKYPNSQLIVALSSDYVQRGEIAIASYEERKEMALKNGVDFVVPLDFETSTQAAHIFAKGAIETLLKEGIDLLCFGVSDTSDVDKYINAANRIKNNLDIYNLNVKKYLKQGNSFVKSTFLSLNELMTEDEIPADILGFEYTKYIIDNNINVKLDCFKRTVAHNSEDPDSIYASGSYIRKLVKEGKNISQYTSMKIDKNYPKIEDRYSEFQTIVLNLSSKELSEIKMVSEGMENLFKKNIDASSYDEFVERCTSKRYTSSRIKRVILYILMNIKKSHDNNL; this comes from the coding sequence ATGAAAATAGGTTTGATAGCAGAATTTAATCCATTTCATAATGGTCATAAATATTTAATAAATAAAATTAAGGAAAAATACCCTAATTCTCAATTAATTGTCGCCTTATCCAGTGATTATGTACAAAGAGGAGAGATAGCTATTGCGTCTTATGAAGAGAGAAAAGAAATGGCGTTAAAAAATGGTGTTGATTTTGTAGTACCACTAGATTTCGAAACATCTACTCAAGCGGCACATATATTTGCTAAAGGAGCGATAGAAACATTATTAAAAGAAGGTATTGACCTTTTGTGTTTTGGTGTTTCAGATACTAGCGATGTAGATAAATATATTAATGCGGCTAACCGAATTAAAAATAATTTAGATATTTATAATTTAAATGTTAAAAAATATTTAAAGCAAGGTAATTCATTTGTTAAAAGCACCTTTTTATCTTTAAATGAATTAATGACAGAGGATGAGATACCGGCTGATATTTTAGGTTTTGAATATACAAAATATATTATTGATAATAATATTAATGTTAAATTGGATTGCTTTAAAAGAACTGTAGCACATAATTCAGAAGATCCTGATTCAATATATGCATCCGGTTCATACATTCGTAAATTAGTTAAAGAAGGAAAAAATATATCTCAATATACATCAATGAAAATAGATAAGAATTATCCAAAAATTGAAGATAGATATTCTGAGTTTCAAACTATTGTACTTAATTTATCTTCAAAAGAATTGTCGGAAATTAAAATGGTATCTGAAGGTATGGAAAATCTATTTAAAAAAAATATTGACGCTTCTTCTTATGATGAATTTGTTGAAAGATGTACTTCTAAAAGATATACATCATCTCGTATAAAAAGAGTAATTTTATATATATTAATGAATATTAAAAAAAGCCACGATAATAACCTTTAA
- a CDS encoding M13 family metallopeptidase: MNKELIKHDFFDAVNKKWIDKTKIPNDRRGWGTFYILDKKLTDLQKRLFNKWLTDTSDIENYPMLIEMMKFYKLVKDWDSRKQNGLKPLKDILTKIEAMQSWDDVVKNYRWLTFMNLQTPLSFDLGDDFKDPGRRVFWMNEYQYILPEKGYYEDEKKREKYLTVWKEMTSKLLNKLYSQDKSSEIINNALTLDLNVSKYILTAEEQHRYYELYNPRTIEELQAKIEIFNVKQLIELLVDKKETKFIVVPSLIHLDNFNKIFTKDNFEQYKASLIIDVILTFAPYLDHQTKEIATEFQSALYGKVKVSKEKVALNQTLSIYSMVYGKYYGENYFGIEAKRDVEKMIEAMKQIYKENLLNNDWLEDATKQMAIKKIEKMNVMVGYPELIEPYYDELTLDSNNGYDDLVQHVIKFRIKRSEYLYSQYQEYKNQKLWSMSPAMVNAYFNPSANHIVFPAGILQAPFYSIKQTPSQNFGAIGTVIAHEISHSFDNNGSKFDENGMLKNWWTKNDEEKFNIKIQQMIKLFDKVKFHKNIRCNGTLTVSENIADCGGLSCSYDSAKLIDPNFNPKAFFTQYAIIWRIKYREEFLETISKIDPHAPAKLRVNLQLKNNQEFQKTFKIKKGDKMYLSPKKMFKIW, encoded by the coding sequence ATGAATAAAGAATTAATTAAACACGATTTCTTTGATGCAGTAAACAAGAAATGAATTGACAAAACTAAAATTCCAAACGATAGACGTGGATGAGGAACTTTTTACATTCTAGATAAAAAATTAACCGATTTACAAAAACGTTTATTTAACAAATGATTAACAGACACAAGTGATATAGAAAATTATCCAATGTTAATTGAGATGATGAAATTCTACAAATTAGTTAAAGATTGAGATTCAAGAAAACAAAATGGGTTAAAACCTTTAAAAGACATCTTAACCAAAATTGAAGCAATGCAAAGTTGAGATGATGTTGTTAAAAATTACAGATGACTAACTTTTATGAACCTACAAACACCTTTATCATTTGATTTGGGTGATGATTTTAAAGACCCAGGTAGACGTGTTTTCTGAATGAACGAATATCAATACATTCTTCCTGAAAAAGGTTATTACGAAGACGAAAAGAAAAGAGAAAAATATTTAACAGTTTGAAAAGAAATGACTTCTAAACTTTTAAACAAACTATACAGTCAAGATAAATCAAGCGAAATCATTAACAATGCTCTTACTTTAGATTTAAATGTTTCTAAATACATACTAACAGCAGAAGAACAACACAGATACTATGAATTATATAATCCTCGTACAATTGAAGAATTACAAGCAAAAATTGAAATCTTCAATGTTAAACAATTAATTGAACTTCTTGTTGATAAAAAAGAAACAAAATTCATTGTTGTTCCTTCATTAATTCATTTAGATAACTTTAATAAAATATTCACAAAAGATAACTTCGAACAATACAAAGCAAGTTTAATTATCGATGTTATTTTAACCTTTGCTCCTTATCTAGACCATCAAACTAAAGAAATTGCTACAGAATTCCAATCTGCATTATATGGTAAGGTTAAAGTCTCAAAAGAAAAAGTTGCTTTAAACCAAACTCTTTCAATTTATTCAATGGTTTATGGTAAATATTATGGAGAAAACTACTTCGGAATTGAAGCAAAACGTGATGTTGAAAAAATGATTGAAGCAATGAAACAAATCTATAAAGAAAATCTTTTAAACAATGACTGACTAGAAGATGCAACCAAACAAATGGCAATCAAAAAGATTGAAAAAATGAATGTTATGGTTGGTTACCCAGAACTTATTGAACCTTACTACGATGAATTAACATTAGATAGCAACAATGGATATGATGATTTAGTTCAACATGTAATTAAATTTAGAATTAAAAGAAGTGAATATCTATATTCACAATATCAAGAATATAAAAATCAAAAACTATGATCAATGTCACCGGCAATGGTTAATGCGTATTTCAACCCTTCTGCAAACCACATTGTATTCCCTGCTGGAATTCTACAAGCTCCTTTCTATAGCATTAAACAAACACCAAGCCAAAACTTTGGAGCTATCGGAACTGTTATTGCTCACGAAATATCACACTCATTTGATAACAATGGTTCTAAATTTGATGAAAACGGTATGTTGAAAAACTGATGAACTAAAAATGATGAAGAAAAATTCAATATTAAAATTCAACAAATGATTAAATTATTTGACAAAGTCAAATTCCACAAAAACATTAGATGTAATGGTACATTAACAGTTTCTGAAAACATTGCTGACTGTGGTGGACTATCTTGTTCATATGATTCTGCAAAACTAATTGATCCAAACTTTAATCCTAAGGCTTTCTTTACTCAATATGCAATTATTTGAAGAATCAAATATCGTGAAGAATTCCTTGAAACTATTTCAAAAATTGACCCACATGCACCCGCAAAATTAAGAGTTAACTTACAATTAAAAAACAACCAAGAATTCCAAAAAACTTTCAAAATTAAAAAAGGTGACAAAATGTATCTATCACCTAAGAAAATGTTCAAAATTTGATAA